In Palaemon carinicauda isolate YSFRI2023 chromosome 1, ASM3689809v2, whole genome shotgun sequence, the genomic stretch TGCATCGTTAATTATAGTAACTAGTGATGTGGAAGTTTTATTCCACAGggggttcatccacgattcagcagttATAAAATGAATGATGTGGCAGAACTGACCACGGGCTGTCCTTTCCTCGAATGGGTTACTGCTTATAGATCGAGGAGCAATTATTTCTtaatgattaaaggggaatcacTGAATAATATACAGGCCCCGAGAAAGCCTTGTATGATCTATCATTAATCCCCTGGTCCTCTAACTTTGAGAGTTCAGCAAATTACAATTGATGGCAAAGATTTCGAAGGACCAATCTCTAAATAAACTGTAGAGATTCTGGTATAAGAGGGGCGATATATTAACTTGTGACGTTTGATATAATCATTCACTTTAGATTTGATTTTTTAAAGTTCCTTTACACGGGTGTTAGGATTTCCTTTCTCACTCAGATAAGATAATCAATTCTGGAAGCGTAGTTATACGGCAGACGCAGTTCACATATTATACTAGACAGTCTAGGGTTCATGGAATGGTTGCACAGTACAAGAGATTTACAAAGGTTACGTATATCAAGATAGAGAGAGGTTTACCGTGGAGTATAGGTAACAAAGAGGAGTATGCAGTAGTTTCTTGAACTCAGGACTATGAAGTTGAATTCAGGGCTATGAAATACTTTCTTGAGCCCAGGACCAGGAAGTGGTTTCTTGAACCTAGGACTCTGAAGCGGTTTCTTGAACTCAGGACTACGAAAAACCACGACCACGAAGCAGTTTCTCAAAGCCACGACTAGGAAGAGGTTTCTCGAACCCAAGACTACGAAGCAATTTTTTAAACTCAGGACTACATAGAAGTTTCTTGATCTCAGGACTGCAAAATGGTTCCTTGAACGCACGACTACAAAGTGGTTTCTTGAATCCTGGATTACGAAGTAGTTTTTTTAACCAAGGACTACAAATTGGTTGCTTCAACCCAGGACTACAAAGCACTTTCTTGAACCCAGGACTACGAAGTGGTTTCTTAAACCCAGGACTATAAAGTGGTTCATGAAAAAAGGACTAGGAAGAGGTTTCTTGAACCCAGGACTACAAAGCAGTTTCTTGAACCCAGGACTATGAAGAACCATGAAGCGGTTTCTTGAATCCAGGACTACAAAGCGGTTCCTTGTCCACGGGTCTAGGAAGTTGTTTTTTGAACACAAGACTACAAAGTGGTTTCTTGAACCCACGACCATGAAGCGGTTTCTTGAACCAGGACAAAGTGGATTCTTGAACCTAGGACTAAAGAGTGGTTGCTTGAACCCAGAATAAAAAAGCAGTTATTGATCCTAGGACTACGAAGCCGTTTCTTAAACCCAGGGCTACAAAGCGGTTTATTGACCACAGGACTATGAATTGGTTTCTTGACCCCAGGGCAAAAAGTAGTTTCTTCCAGATCCCAGGACTACAAAATGGTTGTTTCTTGAACACAGAACTACAAAGAGGTTTCTTGAACTCAGGACTACGAAACACTTTCTAAAACTAAGGACCATGAAGGGGTTTTATGAACCCAGGACTATAAAACGGTTTCTTGAACTCAGGACTACGAAATGGTTTCTTGAACTAAAGACAGAGAAGCAATTTCTTGAACCCAGGACTATGAAATTGTATTGACTAGTAAGAAAAGGACTTAGTAGAATTTCAAGGAAAGAAAATTTACTAAGCCTGTGGCAAGCTGTGACTAGGTATTAACAGAAAGACGGGCTGGATATGACAGATTTATTAATGTGACATCAAAAGTTTACATACTAAACGTTTGAGGATAATAATGGTATCAAAACTTTAGCAATATGAAACATggagattgtcggaagaggttgcagatggaaaaattcagcagggacgtcCAATGGGTCATCATACACCTTTACAGCTGCTGAGACATCAAGGGCATCCTTAGGAGTGATTTTTAATCCAAGAAGGAACCAGggtagctgagtaaaccagttggagtcattgaagcaggacatcaaagctgctttgagggtgcgctGAAAGTGTTcagccattccgttggcagcagtaTTATAGGTGGTTGTCTggcgtagggtgatgcccaggatattcgctaatgatgtccacaattgagagtgatacccttgtcagaagtaatatgctcagggataccaactcCCTCTACCCATACTAAGAGTTTGGTTTATGCACGAGGTAGATGTTGCAGTTTGAATGGGGATggtttcaggccaatgagtggagcggtcaatgacaggaCTACGAAGCGGTTTCTTGAACCCAGGACTACGAAGTTGTttcttgaatatatgaaaaacgtcagtgaggttgaggaaaggtgcccactcctgaatctgtgtgttgatgtagttttgaagtttggcatgaagtaaaggtgtggacccaatcctcagcatccttagtaatgccatgacaaatgaactttgtcttcagtagctgtgcagtatattGGCACTAGGTATGTGAAATCCCATGGATTAAATCAAACAACTGTCGGTGCATGGGGGTATGTATTCATGGGCGTGGTCTACTAATGCTGATGTCACAGAGAAggaggatgtcttcccaatggagggatgtgcaggatgtcctgcaggcAGTGGTACATTGGATCTTTTTGTTGGACTTTTGCCAAGGCATTCTATTCCAATCCTAGGTGAATAGTggcaaatgtgtttcttgacagggcatcataTTGGGATTCATTTTACCTGGGACTTGTTGAAGGGTGTAGATATTGGCATTGATGGGAAAACCAGGCATcgaactgttgagtgaaggcatgcaccagggacatgtggtccatgcaaatgagaAAGGACATACTCCTAAGAATTGTGAAAGGGATGGACAGCTAAATGCACAGCCAGTAATTCCTGGTCGAagatagagtagccagattccaccttgTGCAGTTTTCTACTGAGGAAggacaatgggggggggggggggggggcagatgacCACCTGTTCAAATATTGCACAAAGGACAACGTCAATGGCATCAGTAGAGAGGAGGAGGGATCATATGGTATGGGAAAAATGAGAGCAGAAGCAGTTGATAGGAAATTCTTTGCATTGATGGAGGCCATTTCTTAAAGGGGAGCCCACTTCAAaacttttggcttgtccttgagggaggcgtagaagggggcaagagtggcggcgatggctggcaaaAACCAGTGATAAtaatttatcatgcccaagaattcttgtagcgCTTCGATGGTCGATGGcatagggaagttctgaacagctgataccttcacAGGGAAGGGGTAGACACCTTCAGGGGTGATGCCATACCCTCAGAACGATACTTCAATACTTTGGTCGGGAAAAATGTGTAGGTGATAGAGGTGTTCCTCTCtagagaaagagaacacaagtatgtcatccatataaCAAACATAGAAGGGGAGGCCCCCGAAGATACCATCCATgaagcgttgaaaagtggccccaactttacgatggccaaaacaggagtaattgaatgtgtatgtgccaAATGGGGTGATGATAGCAGTCTTGGGGAggttttctgggttcatgggcactggataataccccttcaggaggtcgagactGGAGAAcgtcttcgctttgtgcaagtaggaggcaaTATCAGCGATGTTGAAAgtagggtagtgatctggttctttcTACATGTTCAAATGTCTGTAATCCCTACAAgggtgcagggagccatctttATTCAGGAAGATTTGTAGGGGTAATGACTTTGGGCTTGAGGACTTTCGACAAAGGCAGATTTCTgccatttcagcgaacgtttgtttagtCCCTGTAAAATGATCCACGGCTtgacgtctgaatctggcaaacaccagggtcctcgtcatcttgatatggtgataaataccgtgcttagcggGAACCGGGGTGTTTGGCAAACTTCTTGTTGGTACAAtttgaggaggtgggtgtaggtatCTAtgagtacgacatgaggaggtgggtatAGGTATCTGTGGGTGTGCTTATGTGGAGTGCAAGGTCAGAcatggcgggttgaagaggtgttgacgagcatgagtctgcgttgactaaacattgatgtgccacatcaaccaggaggtggaaatggggaAGGAAATCCGCACCTATTATCGGCTATGTTATGTCGGCAATGCAAAACTTATAGTATTAATGACCTAAGGGCCACCTGCAGGGGCTTTGAGAACTGTCCAACAAACTGTAAGAGATGTAATTTGGCAGCAAACTGACACCTAAGATCACATAAGCTGCAATAAGAAGCAGCAATCAGTTGATGCAATTGTTCAATTTGTACCCCACTAACCTCTACTTGGGGGGAACTGCAAAGGATGAAAGGTATTGGAGAAAGCTTTGTGTTTTGTGAAGGACATGATTTGTCTCAGCTGCAAGATTGTAGGACACCAGATGAAATGTTGTAAAAGACCGAGTTATGACCTTCCAGTTAACATGTGATGTTGTGGTTGCCAAAGATTGTTTGTAGTTCCAACCATGGGCGTCAACAggtgggggacgggggggggggggggggggacaagtcCCCCCCCCACTTTTCAAAGTGGGGGGAACATAGTATCATTTGTCCCCCCCCCACATTTTTAGTATTCACTATGGTGATTATACCAATGTAATATTCAGCTAAGGGATGAAACTAGAAATTATGTCCGTGCGTGTGCAAAAATACTTTAGTTGGTctagaaaaatatcaataatcaacgttttctatcaataatcaacgttttctttaaaatggtttatttacatttttcccgCCTATAGCTCACAATTCGATCAGCTGATCTTCGAGTTTCAATAGTACAAGCTTACGCCATATGTTTCAGGTAAAAAAAACAAGGTTTTATATCAGTTCATTTATATTTAACGAAATCTGTGGTATTGTGATAGGTTGTACTATTTATATGCCCGGTAATGAATATGTAGGTCGAGGTATAAATACCGTACATGGCTTTAAATACGTGCGTAGGGCCGTAGGCAAACTGCAGAGGGAGCCtgagttatttatctatttatttttaattcgaGTTTACAATAGAAGTCAAGCAACAGCAGGTCCTACGACCCTTCAAGGTTACTCGCCCCCCCAAACCACCATGCTCGTGGCATTAACCTTTAACTAGACAATTTAATGTCCATAAACGATATATTAAGCCATGCCAAGGGtatattttttcatgcaattttcTGTCTATTTGTTGGCTTGTGTGTCTCTGACCAAGCCTAAAGTCCATAAACGAAGTATCAAGCCTCAAGGGACAAGAGTATATTGTTTTTGTCATCTGTCATGTCATTTTTTGTCTCTTTGttggtttgtctgtctgtctgtttacagATTTGCTTATAAGTCTTATATCTACAACAGAGAATGGATATCAGAAATTACTTCTCAAGGCCGGGGCCCTCAACATCACAAACAAAATCCACAAATGCAGCAAATCCTTCATCCACACTAACAGAAAAATGTCAAGAAACTGAAATTTCCACACCTCCCTTAGATATAGGCCTACAAGAAAAACAGAAATTCCGCAGTCATGAAAAAAGTGCAGCACACAAGTTGTCAGTAGAAAATTTAAAATTCCACAAACATCAAGAAGGTATCAGTAGCCAGTTATCATCTCAACTTTTGCATGATCAACACCAGTCACGTGCTGCTCTAATTAGGATAATTACCACACTGAAATACCTAGCAGAGCAAGGCCTTGCCATCCGAGGTCATGAAACCTCAGAGGGTAATTTTGCAAAACTTTTGCAATTGAGGGCTAAGGATGACAAAAAGCTTAAAGTATGGTTGTCCAACAAAGTTTCATATACTTCTGTTCCAAtccaaaatgaaatattgaagacaATGGCCAATGCTGTAGTTAGAGAAATCTGTAATGATGTTAATCAAATGTCAACACAAGATATCCAAGGCAATGAACAGGAGGCTGTGTGTGTGCGATATGTCGATGACAAACTCAATGTTCATGAAGAGCTGCTAGGATTGTACCAAGTGTCGGCAACTACAGGAGTGTTTCTTAGTAAAATGCTGCAAGACACGCTTATATATCTTCAACTACCAATTCAACACCTCCGGGCTCAAACATATGATAGTGCCAGTAACATGTCAGGAAAATATAAAGGCTGTCAGGCAGAGATAAAGAAGGTGCAACCACTAGCTCTGTATGTGCATTGTGGAGCTCATGTTACCCACCTAATTATCAGCAAGGCCATACCAAATTCTCTCTTCAAAAAAATGCTTTAGACAACCTTCAAGAGCTAGGCACCCTCTACAGAAGTTCAGGAAAGTTCAAACATATGTACCTTAATATTCACACAGATGATCTCAACACTCCTTCACCAACAAGTTTGAAGCCAATATGTCCTACACGGTGGCTTACACGATATGCTGCAGTGAAAGCAGTATTAGATGATTACCCTGATGTACTGGCTGCCCTCCAGGAGGCAGCAAAGGAGTTAGGGTCAACAACTGCATCCCGAGCAGCAGGTTTGTACAAATGTTTGTCCTCAGGGGAATGTCTACTTGGATTATATGGATCACTTCCTCTTATTCAATGTCTAGAAAACTTCAACAAGAGCCTACAAGGATCAAAATTGACAGTATCTGGAATGCTAGAAGCTGCAGAGGTTACCATAAAGAGCCTACAGTCACTTCGATGCGAGCACAAATTCAAGAgattatttgaagaagcagaacaGAAGCTCCATCTGTGTGACCTAGACGcaattcctcttccaagaaagaaaaaaataccaaagaggCTAGACCAAGGATTAGGATTTGCCTTTAACTACTGTCATGACTCAGCTGAAGAGTTTTATCGAGTTGAGTTCTTCAGTGTTATTGATGCTACCGTACTGAACATTAAAGAATACTTCACTTCCACTGATCTCACCGAGTATCAAGATTTATCGTCAGTACTGTTGACTGGGACACATAAGCCAGAAATTATCACTAAGTATCCAGAACTCAATGAATCTCTGAATCAGCAACTCGATTTCTTCCACAACCAGTTTAAGGGGTCAACAGTTGAAGATTATAGAAAGATCTTCGCATATATGGTACCAGAAGTTCGCCGAATGTTTCCTCAGGTAGAAGCATTGTTACGCCTTTTACTTGTCTCCCCAGCAAGTTCCTGCACAGCTGAGAGGTCATTCAGTGCTCTCAGACGATTGAAGACATGGTTACGTAGCAGTATGAGTCAGCAACGCCTTAACCACCTCATGATTTGCGATGTACATCGTGACCGTCTAGCTACCTTAAGTCCACAGGCGATTGCTGAGGAGTTCATCCGAGCAGAAGACAAACGAAGGACCATTTTTGGTAGATTCTGACTAACAAAATTGCTAAGATTGACACAGGTTATTTTTCGTCTTAATActttaaatgatatgataataatcttatttgaatgaaacaacatgagtcttgcttttatataatgtgaattaatcatttaataaaccatgcatgttgatttaatcaggctttattaaaattttcaagtaatataatagtgtttatatcttaatcattacaaagggtctaaggtaatacttcatgctcaaagctttaatgtcatcatgtttggccaatgaatttaagaaatactaaaattattttgtataacttgacagacagatacaaaattaaaaggcttataacaagaattcaggcaggatacaggtcttgtattttgctgaaatatgttgctcaggtgcctttaaaagcaccaaaaaaggtaataaattaaaaatatttctcgGGGAGGCttacagcgccccccccccccggaccccccagcTGTGAGGGCTCGCTGCGCTCGCCAGCCTCGCCTGTCAATGTCCCCCCCACATTTTAGAAGCCAGTGACGCCCTTGGTTCCAACCAATGATTGAGGTCATACTTGCACATAGTGAGAGTAGAAATCTGTGGCTAGACTGGCACTTTCTGTTACAGTGGCCAGATAATTGTCATCGAACTGTACCCTCTATCTTCTCTTAACATTATTCCTGCACTCTTGCAACATTAGGCTGACCTGTGGGATATTGCTAACATCCATATGATGTATACTGTAGAATCACACAAGATGTGTTTATCATACAATCAGGAAAGAAGTTTTCTCTCATTAACTGGGTATTTCCCCAACATACCTCGAAGATACACAGCAAAGAGGCTGCATATTCTGAGAACACGACGTCCACCGCTAATGTCTCTCTACCACCCTCGCAATATTTCCCTGTAGAGGCCAATGCTCCCTAACTGAAAGAGTGGCTGCAGCAACATTTTTTTGTTCCCAAGCTGTAACACTTCCATGGAGGCCCTCCCTGTGATGCTGGGGATGCTATTTGATATTCTACAAAAACAAAAGACGGAATTAAGGGAGACAGCTTCGACATCCATGGTAACAAATGCTGTTGTGGTTACCAAAGCTTGTGTCTAACCTAGGAGTTCTTGATACGGGTGGCGAGGTATATGTCACCAAACTATCCCATCTGTCATCTCCCAGCATTATGCCTGCACCCTTGCAGTATCAAGCTGGCCTGTAGGATATTGTCAACATCCATCTGAAGAGTTTAAAATTGATTCCCTGTAGAATCACATGAGATGTGTATATCATACAATCAGCAAAGGCGTTTTCTCTAATTAACTGCGTGTAGAGAACTCGGATTACTGTACAAGAAATTTCTCCACAACATACCAATGATATCTTACAGAAAGATTTCATACTCTGGCAGCACGACGTTCACCATTAGTGCCTCTCTATCCTTCCCCTGATCATCTTATTTCCCTGTGAAGGTGAATGCTTTCTCACTGAAAGAGGGGCTGCAGCATTGCTTCTTTATCTTAACCTTTAACATTTACAGGGAGCTCCTCCGTGGGATGGTGGGGATGCCCCATCACATCCACCTGACACCCGAAGCCATATCATATGCCTGTCACTCCCGCCTCACGTAGGGAGGCACTGGGAAGAGGATTTGAAAGCGCAACTCAATAAAGACATTAGGAAAGGTGACATCCAGCCTGTACCTGCATATAGGCCAACTGAACAAAATCGTGTAAACCTCAGGCATACAGTGGATTACCAGTGCCTTAATGTTCGTTGCCTTTGAGAGTCGCATCACACCCCAGGACCCTTTAATATGGTATCTGGGGTCATATTACGCTCCATCAAGACTGTTATTGACACCTAATGAGATTTTCATCAGCTATAGCTAGACAGGAGgtgttattaaataaaaaaaaataaagtttttaatgaAGTAAGTAAAACGTTGCAAAGTGATTCCCTTAAACGCAGCAAAAATTCTGCGAGACTACAAGCACCCCGCAGAAAAAAAATGACAGAATTCGGAAGGCTGCCACCAACAATTAAAAGACCTCGAGGTCTCTCAGAGCTAGAAAACTCTGAAAGCTTCATTATTTCTAGATGATGCCTGAAATTAACGTaatatcttaactttttttttaaaggaaaggcaAATATCTAGTTATAATTCgcgttttaattaatatttaaacattttctccatcaaaattttaagaaaatataaacgaCAAGAAACAATCAAGATTTAAgagtaaaaaaattacataaaatacaatTTTCTGTTATAACCATCACGTCGTCTTTTGATTGctcaaaaatatatgaataatgaatgatGGGGAAAGGTGGATATATACCAAAACAATGAAGGGAAAGATTTTACAAAAATTATGTTGTCGAGTATAAATGCTTCATAATAGATTAAGGTTCCTAATGAGTGACATGTCAAGTTAAGATAACTTAGAAAAAAAAGTTCTATTcgcaaaaaaaaaacattcatcatcatcatcatcagcataataataataataataataataataataataataataataataataatgcggaaaCGAGAATACCTTCAAATTTtagatatttcaaaaatattttcttataaccTTAAAGAAGTCTGTATCATTCGAGGGCTACTAATGAAGGGGCAGGGAACCttgaaaactaaaatattataaATTGTTATTAAATCAGACTTTAAAAGAATCTACATATCAAGGAAACTTTTATATCCTGCAATTGTCAGAACATGATAGTTCTttgtattctaataataataataataatgataataataataataataataataattataataatcataataacctccttccaacttcgttggcgaaggtaataatattaattggaagggcacccagtagagcgcacacctctcccgcggtagtttatttctttaccttaacctttgacctgaacatgaattggttggcgtggattttcataccctcaaatatgaaccaagtttgaagtctttgtgacaacgatgtccggacttatggctgattacgtgaattggacattttgcttgagcgtaaccttgagctttgacctatGACCTAAAATTTAACAATGTCCAGCTTTCTATATAATAATTaatttctgcaagtttcattactctacgattgaaaatgGGGTCAGGAAgaggttcacaaacaaacacaaacacgggcgaaaacatagcctccttccaactccaTTGGGGGAGGTAATAATAAGCAGTGCAAgagtatgaatatatgaataacctCCACcacaaaatacaaaacaaaaaaacaacattTTTTGCTAAATAAAAGTTAACACTCACCCAACGTGGTAGGCTAAAGCTGGTACAGTGGACATAGCTATGAGACACGACTCTGAAATGAAAGAGTATCTTTATTTAAGTATCATATGGATGAACGATCATCAGTATCAATTGTATACGAGTTTTCACCCCAAACAGAATGAATTGAAATGTATTACAcctatctctctttttcttttatgcAATTCATGACAGCCAGCGTTcctaaacacgaaaaaaaaaacatccataatATCAATATAATAACAGTGATATCATTCTTTGCATTAACCTTTTCACAAAATCTTTGAATAaaacttatattctctctctctctctctctctctctctctctctctctctctctctctctctctctctctctctctctctctctctctctctctctctcaactatatgaGAGTGCTGGAGCCTTCAGTGTCTAAGATAAACTGAGGAAATCCAAGAATTTATACTATCAAGTAAAAGTTACaggggttggacagcaagatggatgaAAGGAAATGGGACCAGAGgttaagtagaaggatataaaggaagtgCAGCTGGAGAAGGAATGATCGCTGCAAACACCGTTAGATAATCCCTTCTTCTTGCTGATAAGGTTAAGAAAGAATTCCTTGAGTTAGGTTGAGATATTCTGACCTGCGGAGATTTGGGGAAGCATGTCGTAAGTTGAGAGATCAAAAGTTGAGTGGGAGAAGCGCCCAAGGCGACTTCTGCAAAGAATTACTTTTTGTACTTTGCCATCTTCTCGTGAATAAGTTGTCTTTGATGCGGACACCATTAGGAAATTTGTTTAATAAAGGAGGTTGGGCTGCCACAGGAGTTTCACGTAGTACGAGAATCGTGGCAAAGTATCCTCGGGATGTGGAAATTCTGACCCTTTGGTTCAAATTTGTTTGTGTGACCTTGTAACGTTATTAGAGTCTTGTCTATCATTAGTCGCCCACAAAAACATGTAACTTGTattattacgtaaaaaaaaaaaaaaaaaaataacctactgCCAAATGGAGTCTTTCTTTCAAATCAGATGTGATTTACTTAATTCCATCGACCTTTTCCCATTCACAATTTCATTTCAAATTTTTGTTTTGGTCAAAAAAGTCTTACTTTACTATTTATATCTCGATTGCTGTTCTTTGCAGAAATTTTGTCAGCCATGGATAGTTTTGGAGGATTAGAAATTATATACATAATTGAACTTATCAGTGTAGAATCACTTGTTTTTCATCTGAGTGCTCCATGCACAACCACATAATACTTGATATACACGCAGCAAATAAGAGTCCAAATAGGGTGTCTTTTTAACTTCAATGATGTCATCCACCCTCCTTTTCCCTATTATGAATAGAAATTAAAGTTTTACGGCAACCACTAAATCTTTATTCCCGCAATTCCAAATTTTTGTTTTATCGAAAACTTAATGTATTTATTGGTAATTCATGGAGGTAACTCAGTATATAGATAAGCGTTTTGCACGTCGTATTCACTGATCAACCAACCTTTTTGAAATAAGGCAGCACTTGACTTGTAAGGCTGGCCCTTCTCTATTCAAATGCGTTATTCACAGTGATACTCACACACACTCGACACAgtttacagtttttattttctattcttccaGAATGATTTTGAATTATGTTCCAGTTGGTGTTCTTTCTTATCAATCTGTGATTATTTGTCGTTAGCTTTTACTCCTTTCTACAAC encodes the following:
- the LOC137620947 gene encoding zinc finger MYM-type protein 1-like, with the protein product MYLNIHTDDLNTPSPTSLKPICPTRWLTRYAAVKAVLDDYPDVLAALQEAAKELGSTTASRAAGLYKCLSSGECLLGLYGSLPLIQCLENFNKSLQGSKLTVSGMLEAAEVTIKSLQSLRCEHKFKRLFEEAEQKLHLCDLDAIPLPRKKKIPKRLDQGLGFAFNYCHDSAEEFYRVEFFSVIDATVLNIKEYFTSTDLTEYQDLSSVLLTGTHKPEIITKYPELNESLNQQLDFFHNQFKGSTVEDYRKIFAYMVPEVRRMFPQVEALLRLLLVSPASSCTAERSFSALRRLKTWLRSSMSQQRLNHLMICDVHRDRLATLSPQAIAEEFIRAEDKRRTIFGRF